A segment of the Peptococcaceae bacterium 1198_IL3148 genome:
TCATCTGCCGCAGCCCTTTTTCGCGGTCCCTTTGTCCTGCCACCAGATCTGCGCAGTTTAGCCTTTACTTCCCGTTCTTCCAATAGAAAATCGATATTATCCTGCCGGAACACTTTACCCCCAGGGGACAGGGCCGCTGCTCCTTTGCCTAAAATCATCGCAGCTAACCCCCAGTCCTGGGTAATGACAATATCCCCTTTGACAGTTATGTTAACTATTTTTATATCCGCCTCTTGGGAGGCATTTCCCACTATGATGTGGTTTGTTGACTTTACCTGATGGTTAAAGTTAGCCACTGTCCACAACTCAATTTGATTTAGGTCAGCTTGTTTTTTACAAATTGCTAAAACACCTTTCGGGCAAGCATCGGCATCAACAATTATTTTCATATCATTCACCTGACGGTCAACCTTTTATGCTGACTGGCTTGCTTTTTTGGCCTTTACCCGATCCTGTTTGTTTAGATATCTTTTACGCAACCGCAAACTTGTTGGTGTTACTTCTAACAATTCATCATCACTTAAAAATTCTAACGATTCTTCCAAACTTAGTTTTTGGGGCTCTTCCAAGCGCAAAGCATCATCGGACCCACTGGCCCGGGTGTTGGTCAAGTGCTTTTTCTTACACACATTAACTTCTAAATCCTGTTCTCTGGAGTTTTGTCCCACAATCATACCTTGATAAGCCTTGGTACCAGCTGTAACAAATAACTTGCCACGCTCCTGGGCTTGATACAGGCCATATTGAGTGGTTTCCCCTGTTTCCGATGCAATCAATACACCTTGCCGCCGACTGGTTATCTCCCCTTTAAA
Coding sequences within it:
- a CDS encoding YaiI/YqxD family protein, which codes for MKIIVDADACPKGVLAICKKQADLNQIELWTVANFNHQVKSTNHIIVGNASQEADIKIVNITVKGDIVITQDWGLAAMILGKGAAALSPGGKVFRQDNIDFLLEEREVKAKLRRSGGRTKGPRKRAAADDEQFERSLLRVIEEHRQLGVVT